The DNA sequence TGCGAACCATCAGAGCGCTGCTGATCGCCTGTCTGTGGGGGGTGACGGCAGCCCTGCACGCGACCGTGCCGGCGCTGACGGGCTACGTCAACGACTATGCCGGCGTCATCTCACAGTCCCAGCGCGCGCAGTTAAGCGCCTCCCTCGAAGCATTCGAGCAGCAGACATCCAACCAGATCATCGTCCTGACTGTGGTCTCGCTGGAAGGGCAGGACATCGAGTCCTTCGGCATCGAGGTCGCCGAAGCCTGGAAGGTGGGTCAGAAGGGCAAAGACAACGGGATCATCCTCATCGTCGCCGTCGCCGACCGGAAGATGCGCATCGAGGTCGGCTACGGACTGGAGGGCGCCGTTCCCGACGGACTGGCAGGCGCG is a window from the Candidatus Poribacteria bacterium genome containing:
- a CDS encoding TPM domain-containing protein, whose product is MRTIRALLIACLWGVTAALHATVPALTGYVNDYAGVISQSQRAQLSASLEAFEQQTSNQIIVLTVVSLEGQDIESFGIEVAEAWKVGQKGKDNGIILIVAVADRKMRIEVGYGLEGAVPDGLAGAIIRDQIAPRFRSNDYGGGIAAGVNALMAATQGEYQAEPQSLDLRREGRGVRSIVPIIVLILIVVVVSQKRRQFTIGGRGGPWSGFGGFGGFGGGGGGFGGGGGGFGGGGGGGFGGGGASGGW